The proteins below are encoded in one region of Microcoleus sp. FACHB-672:
- a CDS encoding sensor histidine kinase — protein sequence MLSQMIHHPHSLQKPDILIVDDTPDNIRFLSSILVEQGYSVRKAINGKMALTAAKTVTPDLILLDINMPEMNGYEVCEVLKKDDETRTIPVIFLSALDDVLDKVKAFQVGGVDYITKPFHLEEILVRIQNQLTIQTLQNKLQTQNTQLKNALTELKTTQAQLIHKEKMLSLSQLVAGIAHEINNPISFIAGNLTPARQYIKELLKLLDLYQQEYPNPSVSIQEAIQQIDLTFLVVDLEKLISSMQTGVDRVHTIILALRIFSRLGESDIKAVDIHEGIDSALVLLQPQLRQEGSRAEIKVIKNYGNLPLITCYASQMNQVFLNLLKNAVDALELGIGKDFPESSPPTIWISTELTGLESITIRVKDNGAGISEEVQSRLFDPFFTTKEVGKGSGLGLSTSYQIVVEKHKGKLTCNSFPEKGAEFVVEIPVYLIKK from the coding sequence ATGTTAAGCCAAATGATTCACCATCCGCACAGTCTTCAAAAACCTGATATTTTGATTGTTGACGACACACCGGATAATATTCGCTTTTTATCTTCTATTTTGGTAGAACAGGGCTATAGTGTTCGTAAAGCAATTAATGGCAAAATGGCATTAACTGCCGCAAAAACCGTTACGCCTGATCTAATTTTATTAGATATTAATATGCCGGAAATGAACGGCTATGAAGTTTGTGAGGTTTTAAAAAAAGACGATGAAACTCGCACAATTCCAGTGATTTTTTTAAGTGCATTGGATGATGTTTTAGATAAAGTAAAAGCGTTTCAGGTTGGAGGCGTAGATTATATTACTAAGCCTTTTCATCTTGAAGAAATTTTAGTTCGGATTCAAAATCAACTAACTATCCAAACTCTGCAAAATAAGCTTCAAACTCAAAACACACAGCTTAAAAACGCTTTAACGGAACTCAAAACAACTCAAGCTCAACTAATTCATAAAGAAAAAATGCTCAGCTTGAGCCAGTTGGTTGCTGGAATTGCTCACGAAATTAATAACCCGATTAGCTTTATTGCCGGTAATCTTACTCCTGCCCGTCAATATATTAAAGAATTGCTAAAATTGCTCGATCTTTATCAGCAAGAATATCCCAATCCTTCAGTTTCTATCCAAGAGGCTATTCAACAAATTGACCTGACTTTCCTAGTTGTCGATCTTGAAAAACTAATCAGTTCAATGCAAACGGGAGTTGATCGCGTCCACACAATCATCCTAGCATTACGCATTTTTTCCCGCTTGGGTGAATCGGATATTAAAGCTGTAGATATTCATGAGGGAATTGATAGTGCTTTAGTTCTGTTGCAGCCGCAACTCAGGCAGGAAGGAAGCCGAGCTGAAATTAAAGTGATCAAAAACTATGGAAATTTACCTTTAATTACCTGTTATGCTAGCCAGATGAATCAAGTATTTCTAAATCTTTTAAAGAATGCCGTAGACGCTCTAGAGCTAGGTATAGGAAAAGATTTTCCAGAATCTTCTCCTCCAACGATTTGGATTAGCACTGAGTTAACCGGCTTAGAGAGTATTACGATTAGAGTTAAAGATAATGGTGCCGGGATTAGCGAAGAAGTGCAATCTCGTTTGTTTGATCCCTTTTTTACAACGAAGGAGGTGGGGAAAGGAAGTGGATTAGGGTTATCAACAAGCTATCAAATTGTGGTGGAAAAGCATAAAGGGAAATTAACCTGTAATTCATTTCCAGAAAAGGGTGCGGAGTTTGTGGTAGAAATTCC
- a CDS encoding GGDEF domain-containing response regulator — translation MNSYQVDLTQKDILIVDDTPENLRLLSTMLNGQGYNVRKALSGQMALTAVQTLVPDLILLDIKMPVMDGYEVCEKLKAELETSKIPVIFLSASNEAINKVQAFAVGGADYITKPFQIEEVLVRVQNQLALRAAEIQNQQLNILLEERVRERTHQLEVTNQELKREIIERKLLEDKLLKMAHYDALTSLPNRVLFMERLEQTLNYAKQYSHYQFAVLFLDCDRFKVVNDSLGHLAGDELLVALARRVEGLLSKNDTIARLGGDEFAFLLTEVEALNCATQVAGRILKAFSLPFPLKRQEVFINASIGIALGNCSYEQPEHLLRDADTAMYRAKTSGKGQYRVFEPAMHDAAVESLHLETDLRRAVNQQELILHYQPIIALNTGTIVGFEALVRWHHRQRGLIPPGAFIPLAEETGLINPIGTWVLREACRQLHLWNQARLTKYPLTMSVNLSVRQFAQPDLIEQIDQILKETQLDPHTIKLEITESVIMDNAKSAANVLQKLRERHIELSIDDFGTGYSSLSYLHSFPVDNLKIDRAFVRHMDGNPDNLGLVPAIMSIAEAFKMNVIAEGIETGEQLAQLRNLNCSFGQGYLFSKPLAEKQATDLIISAPHW, via the coding sequence ATGAATTCTTATCAGGTTGACCTTACCCAAAAAGACATCCTCATTGTTGACGACACCCCTGAAAACTTACGTCTTCTCTCTACCATGCTCAATGGTCAGGGGTATAACGTTCGCAAAGCGTTAAGTGGGCAGATGGCGTTGACTGCTGTGCAAACGCTTGTACCCGATCTGATTTTGCTCGATATTAAGATGCCGGTGATGGATGGCTATGAAGTCTGTGAAAAGCTCAAAGCAGAGTTGGAGACCTCCAAAATTCCGGTAATTTTCCTGAGTGCTTCTAATGAGGCTATTAATAAAGTCCAAGCTTTTGCAGTCGGAGGTGCAGACTATATTACCAAGCCTTTTCAAATAGAAGAAGTATTAGTCCGTGTTCAAAATCAACTAGCGCTAAGAGCAGCAGAAATCCAAAATCAACAACTTAACATCTTACTCGAAGAGCGAGTGAGAGAGCGCACCCATCAGCTAGAAGTCACTAATCAAGAACTGAAACGGGAGATTATCGAGCGCAAGCTCCTCGAAGATAAACTGCTGAAGATGGCACATTATGACGCTCTCACGAGTTTGCCTAACCGCGTTTTATTTATGGAGCGTTTAGAACAGACGCTCAACTATGCTAAACAATATTCACACTATCAGTTTGCTGTCTTGTTTCTTGATTGCGACCGTTTTAAAGTCGTCAATGATTCTCTTGGTCATTTAGCCGGCGATGAACTGTTGGTTGCTCTTGCACGTCGCGTAGAAGGATTACTGAGCAAAAACGATACGATCGCTCGGTTGGGTGGTGATGAGTTTGCGTTCCTCCTAACAGAAGTTGAAGCACTCAATTGTGCTACTCAAGTAGCTGGGCGAATACTTAAAGCGTTCTCTTTACCCTTTCCACTGAAACGACAAGAAGTGTTTATTAATGCCAGTATAGGCATCGCTTTGGGAAATTGTAGTTACGAGCAGCCTGAACATTTGTTGCGGGATGCAGATACAGCAATGTACCGCGCGAAGACTTCCGGAAAAGGTCAATATCGCGTTTTTGAGCCGGCAATGCACGATGCAGCCGTCGAAAGTTTGCATCTCGAAACGGATCTTCGCAGAGCTGTTAATCAACAAGAACTGATCCTCCACTATCAGCCAATTATTGCGCTCAACACCGGCACCATTGTTGGGTTTGAAGCTTTAGTGCGCTGGCATCACCGGCAGCGGGGGCTGATTCCTCCCGGAGCATTTATTCCTCTAGCAGAAGAAACAGGTTTAATTAATCCGATTGGCACTTGGGTTTTACGCGAAGCTTGCCGTCAGCTTCACCTCTGGAATCAGGCAAGACTCACAAAATATCCCCTGACGATGAGTGTCAATCTTTCGGTGCGCCAGTTTGCTCAACCAGACTTAATTGAACAAATCGATCAAATTCTAAAGGAAACGCAACTTGATCCCCACACCATCAAACTAGAAATTACCGAAAGTGTAATTATGGATAATGCTAAATCCGCCGCTAATGTTCTCCAAAAACTAAGAGAACGGCACATCGAGTTGAGTATTGACGACTTCGGAACGGGTTACTCTTCTCTGAGTTACCTCCATTCCTTTCCCGTTGATAACCTCAAAATTGACCGCGCCTTCGTGCGCCACATGGATGGAAACCCAGATAATTTAGGACTTGTCCCAGCCATTATGAGCATTGCCGAGGCATTTAAAATGAATGTAATTGCAGAAGGCATTGAAACAGGGGAACAGTTAGCTCAATTAAGGAATCTTAACTGTAGCTTTGGTCAAGGTTACTTATTTTCTAAACCTTTGGCAGAAAAACAAGCAACTGACCTGATTATATCAGCACCTCACTGGTGA
- a CDS encoding MHYT domain-containing protein has protein sequence MHIGMAGTYNLGLAIFSFAISVIASYTALDLAARVRSAVERGRLFWLLGGAVAMGTGIWSMHFIAMLAFQLPESVSYDVGITLFSLMCGILASSIALWLLSRSVSIPLLTGGGVCMGIAIAWMHYTGMAAMRLQARIEYDWRFVSLSVAIAITASFAALWLAFRLQNKSSKGLIWQKFGSALIMGIAISGMHYTGMVATHFIPYKHLPVEQPSAMNQSWLAMAIGIATLFILSLALLTSLFDQRLAAYLVRQQALQESEKRFRMLISEMEVGVLLLNSNAEIVICNQAAINLLKLKSENLEQQVFGANRLFLREDLTPFSLTELPVQQAIALHQPINNIVMAIQINYEEEKINEEKNSASTPYPSCPVRQTWLLVNARPQLAEDGSVERVICTLSEITNQKQAEAALRESEERFALAVEGVNDGIWDWNLHTGYAYLSPRWKSMLGYEDSEIANNIESFKKVLLPEDSDRVFAVLLAYLAKKIPNYEVEFRALHKDGSYRWILTRGLGLWDVTGQPYRVAGSHTDITERKQREAALQLIAEGTASAAGNEFFRSCVRYLAQILGVRYALVSQFADHTHTKLRTLAFWMGEDFGENFDYELAGTPCENVVEGIVRFYPSGLQQLFPTHQALVQLGAQSYWGIPLRDSDGNTIGNLAVLDVQPMAHEPGKEMILQIFVARAGVELERKLADDLLTKRAEMDSLLSRISRIFIDENLDNAIDFTLQAVGEFLGSERTYLFRYCDNQRYLMMTHEWCDKEIKPLINKFQLWPIETDVWGHSQLLSGKTVQIPAEFLLTNAAAADQEVISFQSRLAVPTLYSDKVLGFMGLDAVHASKLWSQEEINLLKLVNEFIAISQARQEAQAALQHTNSRYKNLAENVPGMIYQFILYPDGSRAFLYASAGSREIFGLEPEAVVENASASWKLTHPDDIDSLNRSIAISAQTLKPWDCIWRVFVAGELKWLRGNARPDPQPNGSIIWDGLVIDITDRKQAELALQESAEREKAIAFVIQRMRQTLEIDSIFSATTQELRQALNCERVAVYRFNPDWSGEFVSESVAAGWKVLVEEQKQQSDLKKVAVDKADCVAPILGREDSTVNDTYLQETAGGIYKQGRSYTCVPDIYKAGFDQCYLELLERFQARAYIIVPIFCSNQLWGLLATYQNSGPRHWQSAEIKMVVQIGAQLGVAIQQAQLLAQTQQQSVELMKAKVAADSANRAKSEFLANMSHELRTPLNAILGFTQLMNRDSSLNTEHRQSVGIISRSGEHLLELINDVLEMSKIEAGRTTLHENEFDLYRLLDNLFELLQIKARDKGLNLSFEHAQDVPQYVKTDESKLRQVLINLLGNAIKFTEKGSVTLRVSVESIVSSKLPVRLRFEVVDTGVGIDPKEFDKLFEAFGQTSSGLKSSAGTGLGLPISQKFVQLMGGNLSLSSTVGVGSVFEFNIQVVPVLSCELNSTESATEKIVGLAPNQPTYRLLIVEDKPTNRLFLFKMLTSLGFEVKEAENGSQGITLWQSWQPHLIWMDMQMPVMDGYEATKRIKATELGKSTVIIALTASAFEEDRQVILDAGCDDFVRKPFREQEMLLKISQHLGVRYLYETPANECSRAGFTPEGRPISTRLEPSGLQVMPAHWVQQLYHAASQGSDLLLLELIEQIPKENAALAIALTDLVDNFRFDKIMQLSQPALG, from the coding sequence ATGCATATCGGAATGGCCGGCACTTACAACTTAGGTTTAGCAATATTTTCCTTTGCGATCTCGGTCATTGCCTCTTACACCGCCTTAGACTTAGCCGCACGCGTGCGCTCTGCTGTCGAACGGGGACGCCTCTTTTGGCTCCTTGGTGGCGCGGTGGCAATGGGAACCGGCATTTGGTCAATGCACTTCATTGCCATGCTCGCTTTCCAATTACCTGAGTCTGTCAGCTACGATGTTGGGATCACCCTGTTCTCGCTGATGTGCGGGATTCTTGCCTCTAGCATTGCTTTGTGGCTATTGAGTCGCTCTGTTTCAATACCGCTTTTAACCGGCGGTGGTGTATGCATGGGAATAGCTATCGCTTGGATGCACTACACCGGCATGGCAGCAATGCGACTCCAGGCAAGGATAGAGTATGACTGGAGGTTCGTCAGCCTATCCGTTGCCATCGCCATCACCGCCTCTTTTGCCGCCCTTTGGCTAGCTTTTAGGCTACAGAATAAATCCTCAAAAGGACTGATCTGGCAGAAATTCGGCAGCGCCTTGATTATGGGAATAGCCATCAGCGGGATGCACTACACCGGCATGGTGGCGACTCATTTTATTCCCTACAAGCATTTGCCGGTAGAGCAGCCATCAGCAATGAATCAGTCCTGGCTGGCGATGGCCATTGGGATTGCGACTTTATTTATTTTAAGCTTGGCCCTCTTAACGTCTCTGTTCGACCAGCGTTTAGCAGCTTACTTAGTACGGCAGCAAGCCTTGCAAGAAAGTGAAAAACGCTTTCGGATGCTGATCAGCGAAATGGAAGTCGGTGTTTTGCTGCTCAATTCCAATGCCGAAATTGTGATTTGTAATCAGGCCGCGATTAATCTTCTCAAGCTCAAGTCAGAAAATTTAGAACAACAAGTATTTGGTGCAAATAGGCTTTTCCTGCGTGAAGATCTTACACCTTTCTCACTGACAGAACTCCCCGTGCAACAGGCGATTGCTCTGCACCAACCGATTAACAACATAGTCATGGCAATCCAAATAAATTATGAAGAGGAAAAGATAAACGAGGAAAAAAATTCGGCTTCTACCCCTTATCCTTCATGCCCGGTTCGGCAAACATGGCTGTTAGTGAATGCCAGACCGCAACTTGCTGAAGATGGGAGCGTCGAGCGAGTTATTTGCACCCTCAGCGAGATCACAAATCAGAAACAAGCTGAAGCCGCCCTCAGGGAAAGTGAAGAGCGGTTTGCCTTAGCTGTCGAAGGAGTTAACGACGGGATTTGGGACTGGAATCTTCACACCGGCTATGCCTATCTTTCCCCCCGATGGAAAAGTATGTTGGGCTATGAAGATTCAGAAATTGCCAACAACATAGAGTCCTTCAAAAAAGTTTTGCTCCCAGAAGATTCAGATCGAGTGTTTGCAGTGCTGCTTGCCTATTTAGCCAAAAAAATTCCCAACTACGAGGTGGAGTTCCGAGCATTACATAAAGATGGCAGCTATCGTTGGATTCTCACCCGTGGATTAGGCTTGTGGGATGTAACCGGCCAACCCTACCGTGTAGCCGGTTCCCATACCGATATTACCGAACGCAAGCAGAGAGAAGCGGCACTGCAATTAATTGCTGAGGGGACAGCTTCTGCAGCCGGTAATGAGTTCTTTCGCTCTTGTGTCCGCTATCTCGCCCAAATTTTGGGAGTTCGTTACGCCTTAGTCTCCCAATTTGCCGATCATACCCACACTAAATTGCGAACCTTAGCATTCTGGATGGGCGAAGACTTTGGCGAAAATTTCGACTACGAGTTAGCCGGCACCCCTTGCGAAAATGTCGTGGAAGGAATCGTTCGCTTTTACCCGTCAGGACTGCAACAACTTTTTCCAACTCACCAAGCTTTGGTTCAATTAGGCGCACAAAGCTACTGGGGAATTCCGCTCCGAGATTCTGACGGCAATACAATCGGCAATTTAGCTGTTCTCGACGTGCAGCCAATGGCTCACGAGCCAGGCAAAGAAATGATTTTACAAATTTTTGTTGCCAGAGCAGGAGTAGAACTAGAGCGTAAATTAGCAGACGACTTGCTGACAAAAAGAGCCGAAATGGACAGTTTGCTCAGCCGTATTTCCCGGATCTTCATTGACGAAAACCTAGACAATGCCATAGATTTTACCCTGCAAGCCGTGGGTGAGTTCCTGGGGAGCGAGCGCACCTATCTTTTCCGTTACTGCGACAACCAGCGCTACTTAATGATGACCCACGAGTGGTGCGACAAAGAAATTAAGCCATTGATTAATAAGTTCCAACTGTGGCCGATTGAGACTGATGTGTGGGGTCACAGCCAGCTATTGAGTGGCAAAACTGTTCAAATCCCCGCCGAGTTCTTACTCACAAATGCCGCAGCAGCCGATCAAGAAGTTATATCCTTTCAGTCTCGGCTTGCCGTTCCCACGCTTTACTCTGACAAGGTTTTAGGCTTTATGGGTCTCGATGCGGTTCACGCCTCAAAGCTGTGGAGCCAAGAAGAGATTAATTTGTTGAAATTAGTCAACGAGTTCATCGCCATCAGTCAGGCACGTCAAGAAGCACAAGCGGCACTGCAACACACCAATAGCCGATATAAGAATTTGGCAGAGAACGTACCGGGGATGATTTATCAATTTATTCTCTACCCCGATGGTTCAAGAGCTTTTCTATATGCCAGCGCCGGCAGCCGCGAAATCTTTGGGCTAGAACCAGAGGCGGTGGTAGAGAATGCTAGCGCGTCTTGGAAGCTGACGCATCCGGATGATATTGACAGTCTCAATCGCTCAATTGCAATTTCAGCACAGACGCTTAAACCTTGGGATTGCATCTGGCGAGTTTTCGTTGCCGGCGAACTCAAATGGCTACGAGGCAACGCTCGGCCTGACCCGCAACCGAATGGCAGTATTATCTGGGATGGTTTAGTGATTGACATCACAGACCGCAAGCAGGCGGAGTTAGCCCTACAAGAGAGCGCAGAACGAGAAAAAGCCATTGCCTTCGTGATTCAGCGAATGCGGCAAACCTTAGAAATCGATTCAATATTTAGCGCCACTACCCAAGAGTTGCGCCAAGCATTAAACTGCGAACGCGTCGCAGTCTATCGGTTCAACCCAGACTGGAGTGGGGAATTCGTATCAGAATCGGTGGCAGCCGGCTGGAAAGTGCTTGTAGAAGAACAAAAGCAGCAATCTGATCTCAAGAAAGTCGCGGTTGATAAAGCCGATTGTGTCGCTCCAATCTTGGGGAGGGAAGATAGCACAGTAAACGACACTTACCTACAAGAAACTGCCGGCGGAATCTATAAACAAGGACGCAGTTACACGTGCGTACCAGACATCTACAAAGCCGGCTTCGATCAATGTTACCTGGAACTCTTAGAACGATTCCAAGCACGAGCCTACATCATCGTGCCCATCTTCTGTAGTAACCAGTTATGGGGATTACTGGCCACCTACCAAAATAGCGGCCCTCGCCACTGGCAATCGGCGGAAATTAAAATGGTCGTTCAGATCGGCGCACAATTGGGAGTGGCTATCCAGCAAGCACAACTGCTTGCCCAAACTCAACAACAATCGGTGGAACTGATGAAAGCTAAAGTTGCCGCCGATAGTGCGAACCGCGCCAAAAGTGAATTCTTGGCTAATATGAGCCACGAATTGAGAACTCCACTCAATGCGATTCTCGGCTTTACTCAACTGATGAACCGAGACTCCAGCTTAAATACAGAACACCGGCAGTCGGTAGGGATTATTTCGCGCAGTGGGGAACATCTGCTGGAATTGATTAACGATGTTTTGGAGATGTCAAAAATTGAGGCAGGGCGAACCACACTGCATGAAAATGAATTTGACCTCTATCGCCTGCTAGACAATCTGTTTGAGTTACTACAAATTAAAGCCAGAGACAAAGGGTTAAACCTAAGTTTTGAACACGCTCAAGACGTGCCGCAATATGTTAAAACCGACGAAAGTAAATTGCGTCAAGTTTTAATTAATTTGCTGGGCAATGCGATTAAATTCACGGAAAAAGGCAGTGTAACCCTGCGTGTTAGCGTTGAATCCATTGTTTCCTCAAAGCTGCCGGTGAGGCTGCGATTTGAAGTGGTCGATACAGGAGTGGGTATTGACCCGAAGGAGTTTGATAAGTTGTTTGAAGCTTTTGGACAAACCAGTTCCGGACTCAAGTCAAGTGCCGGCACGGGTTTGGGTTTACCCATCTCGCAAAAGTTTGTGCAACTAATGGGGGGAAATCTTAGCCTGAGCAGTACAGTTGGGGTGGGCAGTGTGTTTGAGTTTAATATTCAGGTGGTGCCGGTTTTGAGTTGTGAACTCAATTCTACAGAATCGGCCACTGAGAAGATCGTGGGGTTAGCCCCCAACCAACCTACCTACCGACTATTGATTGTTGAGGATAAACCAACCAATCGGCTGTTCTTATTCAAAATGTTAACTTCCCTCGGTTTTGAGGTGAAAGAGGCTGAGAACGGTTCTCAAGGTATAACACTGTGGCAAAGCTGGCAACCCCACCTAATCTGGATGGATATGCAGATGCCGGTGATGGATGGCTATGAAGCTACCAAACGCATCAAAGCCACTGAATTAGGTAAATCGACTGTGATTATTGCCTTAACTGCTAGCGCCTTTGAAGAAGATCGCCAAGTAATTTTGGATGCCGGTTGTGATGACTTCGTTCGCAAACCGTTCCGAGAACAGGAAATGCTGCTAAAAATCAGCCAACATTTAGGGGTGCGCTATCTCTATGAAACTCCAGCCAACGAGTGTTCTAGAGCCGGTTTTACCCCAGAAGGGCGCCCCATTTCAACACGGTTGGAGCCGTCTGGTTTGCAAGTGATGCCGGCACATTGGGTGCAACAGCTCTATCATGCTGCTTCTCAAGGTAGCGATTTGTTGCTGTTGGAACTGATTGAGCAAATTCCTAAAGAAAATGCCGCGCTGGCTATCGCTTTAACTGACTTAGTGGACAATTTTCGTTTTGATAAAATTATGCAATTATCTCAACCGGCTTTGGGCTAG